Proteins encoded by one window of Kineosporia sp. NBRC 101731:
- a CDS encoding ABC transporter permease, giving the protein MSSTTTLMTEAPDVPTAPTSDTPAKPFPLIRHSLILAGRSITKIRRTPEQLIDVTVQPIIFTVLFVYLFGGAISGSQHAYLQFVLPALMVQTVLFATLAIGVNLNTDMGKGVFDRFRSLPIPRSAPLVGAVLGDVVRFVTSITVLLGFGYAIGFRVQTNFFQALAACLLVLFFAFSLTWVSVFLGTTVRNSGTVQGIGFLVMFPLTFGSSMFVPVDTLPGWLQAWVKVNPITHLTEACRGLMVGGAITEPVLWSLGWSVAIMAVFAPLAVRMYRSRT; this is encoded by the coding sequence ATGAGCAGCACCACCACCCTGATGACCGAGGCACCGGACGTTCCCACCGCGCCCACCTCCGACACCCCGGCCAAACCGTTCCCGCTGATCCGGCACTCGCTGATCCTGGCCGGCCGATCGATCACGAAGATCCGGCGCACACCGGAACAGCTGATCGACGTCACCGTCCAGCCGATCATCTTCACCGTGCTGTTCGTCTACCTGTTCGGCGGCGCGATCTCCGGCTCGCAGCACGCCTACCTGCAGTTCGTCCTGCCCGCCCTGATGGTGCAGACCGTACTGTTCGCCACCCTGGCCATCGGCGTGAACCTGAACACCGACATGGGCAAGGGCGTGTTCGACCGGTTCCGCAGCCTGCCGATCCCCCGCTCGGCCCCGCTGGTCGGCGCGGTACTCGGCGACGTCGTCCGCTTCGTCACCTCGATCACCGTGCTGCTGGGCTTCGGCTACGCGATCGGTTTCCGGGTGCAGACCAACTTCTTCCAGGCGCTCGCGGCCTGTCTGCTGGTGCTGTTCTTCGCCTTCTCGCTGACCTGGGTGTCCGTGTTCCTCGGCACCACCGTGCGTAACTCCGGCACCGTGCAGGGCATCGGCTTCCTGGTGATGTTCCCGCTGACCTTCGGCTCGTCGATGTTCGTGCCGGTGGACACCCTGCCGGGCTGGCTGCAGGCGTGGGTCAAGGTCAACCCGATCACCCATCTGACCGAGGCCTGCCGAGGCCTGATGGTCGGCGGCGCGATCACCGAGCCGGTGCTCTGGTCGCTGGGCTGGTCGGTCGCCATCATGGCGGTCTTCGCACCCCTGGCGGTGCGGATGTACCGCTCCCGTACGTGA
- a CDS encoding BTAD domain-containing putative transcriptional regulator yields MQVRVLGPLMIEAEGEPVDIGGARLRSLLIRLSADAGAWVPVSRLVQSLWLEDAPADEVNALQSLVSRLRRALPRPDLIESGPAGYRLAITRDDVDALAFENLVGQGRRTTGPPETVEMLGRALGLWRGSPLTEVTDAPYAQAWTERLERLRLTAIDERAAALLTLGRAGEPVTELEEVIAAHPLRERTHELLIRALAAGGRQGEALAVYEQLRRAMADELGLDPPAALQELQGQVLRDDAALRSVASPTSPEPPPGIVRRTNLRVPLTTFVGREAELAGITEQLGRTRLVTLVGTGGAGKTRLVSEVASRLADRDGVWMIELAPVTDPDDVASTVLGGIGSIDRSQLDSTLQQPPLRDVRTRLVESLAPHDTVIVLDNCEHLIEASAEVAEFLLARCPQLTVLATSREPLGIVGESIWPVRPLATAAEDSPAVQLFADRAALVRPGFTLTDENAEAVREICRRLDGLPLAIELAAARLRTLSPQALAARLDNRFRLLTGGNRTAMPRHQTLRAVVAWSWELLPDAERDLLERLSVFGGGATAETASTVCRDTELDSGTTDFDEDTVADRLLSLAEKSLLVVASGNDPQPRYRLLETIREYALEKLSERGGMAAMRQAHATYFLELAETADPHLRGRDQLFWLDRLTSERDNLLASMRFAVETENADHAVRLAGALGWYWTMTSRHEEAGDWATQALRVPGESHPEPLLVVTVLAALSTALSGNDLPGEHDLDRIEALLQQVNVLGGHPLLTFIEPALAELRHDSEASRAAVARNLHHTDPWARAMLRLMVAMLAENEGDFERCREHVPQALAMFEEIGDRWGIATASSQLAEIMRVDGELDRAIELFTRARQLMIELHATDDEAQALVWIARIRQEKGDLAGARRDLETARRMASETSSWMAHAFAISGAASLAAAEGNLGEARRLAEKAITENGSRPRLMPQMQATLLSELMVYELRDNAPDAAAARLAPTVGLALNSQDLPVIARVSVAVSEYLLTVDRPAEAAGMLGASARMRGHDGFRDPDIARLTTRIKAALTPEEFTTRFDSGRALDPEDAVALLKATTQDAVGPDPGPTASSI; encoded by the coding sequence GTGCAGGTACGCGTGCTGGGGCCGTTGATGATCGAGGCCGAGGGTGAGCCCGTCGACATCGGCGGCGCCCGTCTGCGATCGCTGCTGATCAGGCTGAGTGCGGATGCCGGGGCCTGGGTCCCGGTGAGTCGGCTGGTGCAGTCGCTGTGGCTGGAAGATGCGCCGGCGGACGAGGTCAACGCCCTGCAGTCGCTGGTCTCGCGGCTGCGGCGGGCACTGCCCCGGCCCGACCTGATCGAGTCCGGGCCTGCGGGGTACCGGTTGGCCATCACCAGGGACGACGTCGACGCGCTGGCTTTCGAGAACCTGGTGGGGCAGGGGCGGCGTACGACCGGACCGCCGGAGACGGTCGAGATGCTGGGGCGGGCACTGGGCCTGTGGCGTGGCAGCCCTCTGACCGAGGTCACCGACGCGCCCTACGCGCAGGCCTGGACCGAGCGGCTGGAACGGCTGCGACTCACCGCGATCGATGAGCGCGCCGCGGCTCTTCTCACCCTGGGCCGCGCCGGTGAGCCGGTGACCGAGCTGGAAGAGGTCATCGCCGCGCACCCGCTGCGCGAGCGCACCCACGAGCTGCTGATCCGGGCCCTCGCAGCCGGGGGCCGGCAGGGCGAGGCACTGGCCGTGTACGAGCAGCTGCGCCGGGCGATGGCCGACGAACTCGGCCTGGATCCGCCCGCCGCGCTCCAGGAACTGCAGGGTCAGGTGCTGCGGGACGACGCCGCCCTGCGTTCGGTGGCGTCCCCCACCAGCCCCGAACCGCCGCCGGGCATCGTCCGCCGCACCAATCTGCGCGTCCCTCTGACCACGTTCGTCGGCCGGGAGGCCGAGCTCGCCGGGATCACCGAGCAGTTGGGCCGGACCCGCCTGGTCACCCTGGTCGGCACCGGTGGAGCCGGAAAGACCCGGCTGGTCAGCGAAGTCGCGAGTCGCCTGGCCGATCGGGACGGCGTGTGGATGATCGAGCTCGCGCCGGTGACCGATCCGGACGACGTGGCGTCCACCGTGTTGGGCGGCATCGGATCGATCGACCGCTCCCAGCTCGACTCCACGTTGCAGCAGCCGCCACTGCGCGACGTGCGCACCCGGCTGGTCGAGAGCCTGGCGCCGCACGACACCGTGATCGTGCTGGACAACTGCGAGCACCTGATCGAGGCCAGCGCCGAGGTGGCCGAGTTCCTGCTGGCCCGCTGCCCCCAACTGACCGTGCTGGCGACGAGTCGCGAGCCGCTCGGCATCGTCGGGGAGTCGATCTGGCCGGTGCGCCCGCTCGCCACCGCGGCCGAGGACTCGCCTGCGGTGCAGCTGTTCGCCGACCGGGCGGCCCTGGTCCGGCCCGGGTTCACGCTGACCGACGAGAACGCCGAGGCGGTGCGGGAGATCTGCCGGCGCCTCGACGGTCTGCCACTGGCCATCGAGCTGGCCGCGGCCCGGCTGCGTACGCTGAGCCCACAGGCCCTGGCCGCCCGGCTGGACAACCGTTTCCGGCTGCTCACGGGCGGCAACCGCACCGCGATGCCGCGGCACCAGACGCTGCGCGCCGTGGTGGCCTGGAGCTGGGAACTGCTGCCGGACGCGGAGAGGGACCTGCTCGAGCGGCTGTCCGTGTTCGGCGGTGGAGCCACCGCCGAGACCGCCTCAACCGTCTGCCGCGATACCGAACTTGACTCGGGAACAACGGATTTCGACGAGGACACGGTCGCCGACCGGTTACTCTCACTGGCCGAGAAGTCGCTGCTGGTGGTGGCCTCGGGGAACGACCCGCAGCCGCGCTACCGGCTGCTGGAGACGATCCGCGAGTACGCGCTGGAGAAGCTCTCGGAGCGCGGCGGGATGGCGGCGATGCGCCAGGCCCACGCCACCTACTTCCTGGAGCTGGCCGAGACCGCCGACCCCCACCTACGTGGCCGTGACCAGCTGTTCTGGCTGGACCGGCTCACCTCCGAGCGAGACAACCTGCTCGCCTCCATGAGATTCGCGGTGGAGACGGAGAACGCGGACCACGCGGTGCGGCTGGCCGGCGCACTCGGCTGGTACTGGACCATGACCAGCCGGCACGAGGAGGCGGGAGATTGGGCCACACAGGCTCTGCGGGTGCCGGGCGAGAGCCACCCCGAGCCGTTGCTGGTCGTGACCGTGCTGGCCGCGCTGAGTACCGCGCTGAGTGGCAACGACCTACCGGGCGAGCACGACCTCGACCGGATCGAGGCGCTCCTGCAGCAGGTGAATGTGCTGGGCGGCCATCCCCTGCTGACGTTCATCGAGCCGGCCCTGGCCGAGCTGCGGCACGACTCCGAGGCCAGCCGGGCCGCGGTGGCCCGCAACCTTCACCACACCGATCCATGGGCCCGCGCCATGCTGCGGCTGATGGTCGCCATGCTGGCCGAGAACGAAGGCGATTTCGAGCGTTGCCGAGAGCATGTCCCGCAGGCGCTGGCGATGTTCGAGGAGATCGGCGACCGGTGGGGCATCGCCACCGCGAGCAGCCAGCTCGCTGAGATCATGCGAGTTGACGGCGAACTCGACCGGGCGATCGAGCTTTTCACTCGGGCCCGGCAGCTGATGATCGAGCTGCACGCCACCGACGACGAGGCCCAGGCCCTGGTCTGGATCGCCCGGATCCGCCAGGAGAAGGGTGACCTGGCGGGCGCCCGGCGCGACCTCGAGACGGCCCGGCGGATGGCTTCGGAAACCAGCTCGTGGATGGCTCATGCATTCGCCATCTCCGGTGCGGCGTCACTCGCGGCGGCCGAGGGCAATCTCGGGGAGGCCCGGCGGCTGGCCGAGAAGGCCATCACCGAGAATGGTTCGAGGCCACGCCTCATGCCCCAGATGCAGGCGACGCTGCTCAGCGAACTGATGGTGTACGAACTGCGCGACAACGCTCCCGACGCGGCCGCGGCCCGGCTGGCCCCGACCGTCGGGCTGGCCCTGAACAGCCAGGACCTGCCGGTCATCGCCCGGGTGAGCGTGGCCGTCTCCGAGTACCTCCTGACCGTCGACCGGCCCGCCGAGGCCGCCGGGATGCTGGGCGCCTCCGCCCGGATGCGGGGCCACGACGGTTTCCGCGACCCGGACATCGCCCGGCTCACCACGAGGATCAAGGCCGCCCTGACCCCGGAGGAGTTCACCACCCGCTTCGATTCCGGCCGTGCCCTCGACCCGGAGGACGCCGTCGCCCTGCTCAAGGCGACCACGCAGGACGCCGTTGGGCCCGATCCGGGCCCAACGGCGTCCTCCATCTGA
- a CDS encoding ATP-binding cassette domain-containing protein: protein MAYAFEAEGLVKRFGATTALAGVDLAAPEGTVLGVLGPNGAGKTTAVRILATLLRPDEGRATVAGLDVVHQAPQVRRQIGLTGQYASVDEDLTGTENLVLIGRLLDLSKRDALARARHLLGQFDLTEAADRVAKNYSGGMRRRLDLAASLVGRPSVIYLDEPTTGLDPAKRDDVWRLVRGLVADGTTVLLTTQYLEEADALADDITVIDHGRVIAHGTPAELKRVVGGQTLVVRPADAAHLDTVRGLLSQVSTGKNIDSPARGVLSVPVDDDSAMTTVVRRLDDAGIAVTELSLRLPSLDEVFFSLTGARQQIEQESAA, encoded by the coding sequence ATGGCATACGCCTTCGAGGCCGAAGGGCTGGTCAAGCGCTTCGGCGCCACGACCGCCCTGGCCGGGGTCGATCTGGCGGCTCCCGAGGGCACTGTCCTCGGTGTTCTCGGGCCCAACGGAGCCGGCAAGACCACAGCGGTCCGCATCCTCGCCACCCTGCTGCGCCCTGACGAGGGGCGCGCCACCGTGGCCGGACTGGACGTCGTTCACCAGGCGCCCCAGGTGCGCCGCCAGATCGGCCTCACCGGCCAGTACGCGTCCGTCGACGAAGATCTCACCGGCACCGAGAACCTGGTGCTCATCGGCCGCCTGCTCGACCTCTCCAAGCGCGACGCCCTCGCCCGGGCCCGGCACCTGCTCGGTCAGTTCGACCTGACCGAGGCCGCCGACCGCGTGGCCAAGAACTACTCCGGCGGCATGCGGCGCCGGCTGGACCTCGCCGCCAGCCTGGTCGGCCGCCCGTCGGTCATCTACCTCGACGAGCCCACCACTGGCCTCGACCCGGCCAAGCGCGACGACGTCTGGCGTCTGGTGCGGGGCCTCGTCGCGGACGGCACCACCGTGCTGCTCACCACGCAGTACCTGGAAGAGGCCGACGCGCTCGCCGACGACATCACCGTCATCGACCACGGCCGGGTCATCGCCCACGGCACCCCGGCCGAACTCAAGCGCGTCGTCGGTGGCCAGACCCTGGTGGTGCGCCCGGCCGACGCCGCGCACCTCGACACCGTGCGCGGCCTGCTGTCGCAGGTGTCCACCGGTAAGAACATCGACTCCCCCGCCCGCGGCGTGCTCAGCGTGCCCGTGGACGACGACAGCGCGATGACCACGGTGGTGCGCCGCCTCGACGACGCCGGAATCGCCGTCACCGAGCTGTCCCTGCGACTTCCCAGCCTGGACGAGGTCTTCTTCAGCCTCACCGGCGCCCGCCAGCAGATCGAACAGGAGAGTGCGGCATGA